Proteins encoded in a region of the Stieleria neptunia genome:
- a CDS encoding ComF family protein — protein MGTDSSPPNAAPDARSRRIVERGVRFGAQLGRQALELVLPSTCRLCDACIAPERDFCADCRPQLESSEARMRSACLRCGHPGAGPAGSVLPGAHPFTLDSADPQAHQAPPLDRCLRCKRETHAFDGCVALWSYDGLVRSAVVAAKYGSQISLADALGRRLARRIRDVIQPPSDATGETAADLPDLITPVPSHLWRRIQRGAGGSRVLARSVTGVLRQGWPDVAYAELLATTRKINKQAWLGEKERIANVRGAFRVWRPRCRTWRRRSLAGKHVLLVDDVMTTGATAGEIARVLKQAGARRVTVAVVARACSG, from the coding sequence ATGGGTACAGACAGTTCCCCTCCGAACGCCGCCCCGGACGCCCGATCGCGGCGGATCGTCGAACGGGGCGTCCGTTTCGGGGCCCAATTGGGGCGGCAAGCCTTGGAACTCGTCCTGCCGTCGACCTGTCGCTTGTGCGACGCCTGCATCGCGCCCGAGCGAGACTTTTGTGCCGATTGCCGCCCCCAACTCGAGTCGAGCGAAGCACGGATGCGATCCGCTTGCCTGCGATGCGGGCACCCCGGGGCAGGACCGGCGGGATCCGTCCTGCCGGGGGCCCACCCTTTCACCCTGGATTCGGCGGATCCCCAAGCTCACCAAGCCCCTCCGCTGGACCGCTGCCTGCGTTGCAAACGAGAAACCCACGCCTTTGACGGCTGTGTCGCCTTGTGGAGCTACGATGGGCTGGTGCGCAGTGCGGTCGTGGCGGCGAAGTATGGCAGCCAGATTTCGCTCGCCGACGCGTTGGGACGACGATTGGCCCGTCGAATTCGCGACGTCATCCAACCGCCATCCGATGCCACCGGTGAAACGGCAGCGGATCTCCCCGACTTGATCACCCCCGTCCCGTCGCATCTGTGGCGTCGCATTCAGCGTGGGGCCGGTGGCAGCCGTGTCCTGGCCCGATCGGTCACCGGCGTCCTCCGCCAGGGCTGGCCGGACGTCGCCTACGCGGAGCTGTTGGCGACGACACGGAAAATCAACAAACAGGCCTGGCTGGGCGAAAAGGAGCGGATCGCGAACGTGCGCGGCGCGTTTCGCGTCTGGCGGCCGCGCTGTCGAACCTGGCGGCGGCGGTCGCTGGCCGGAAAACACGTGCTGTTGGTCGACGACGTGATGACAACGGGCGCCACGGCGGGAGAGATCGCCAGGGTGCTCAAGCAAGCCGGGGCGCGCCGCGTGACCGTCGCGGTCGTTGCACGCGCCTGCTCGGGATGA
- a CDS encoding DUF502 domain-containing protein — translation MRNILVRGLGVVLPPLLTILVLIWAWKTIETYVLRPTEWVVQEGLVWGAEYFDGTLSTVPEGAVPEPGGGFSTYTLFGYSKYVPDPTGRRYLPKEIVDTVNENADQFGIDAKPLVSANAYWHRYIQISWMQRKYVVPVFLIVFLTVLYFMGRLFTFRLGRWFFRGFDGAILRIPFVNKVYGSVKQVTDFAFSEREIEFNNVVAVQYPSKGIWSLGFVTGNSVRQLHDATGEEMMSVLMPTSPMPMTGFTVTVRRSDTIDIDMTIDEAIQFVVSCGVVVPPNQRINGTPNNKPRPTGKFRDGAVILPANPQTEPSGDPSTV, via the coding sequence GTGCGAAACATCTTGGTTCGCGGCCTGGGGGTCGTGCTGCCGCCACTGTTGACCATTCTGGTCCTGATCTGGGCGTGGAAAACGATCGAAACGTACGTCCTGAGGCCGACCGAGTGGGTCGTCCAAGAGGGACTGGTCTGGGGCGCAGAATATTTTGACGGCACCCTGAGCACGGTCCCGGAAGGGGCGGTGCCCGAACCGGGGGGCGGCTTCAGCACCTACACGCTGTTCGGCTACAGCAAGTACGTCCCGGATCCGACCGGGCGGCGTTACTTGCCCAAAGAAATCGTCGACACGGTGAACGAGAACGCGGACCAGTTCGGGATCGATGCAAAACCGCTGGTCTCGGCGAACGCCTACTGGCATCGCTACATCCAGATCTCCTGGATGCAGCGCAAGTATGTCGTCCCCGTCTTTCTGATCGTGTTCTTGACCGTCCTGTATTTCATGGGACGCCTGTTCACATTTCGACTCGGTCGCTGGTTTTTCCGCGGCTTCGACGGGGCGATCCTGCGGATTCCCTTCGTCAACAAGGTCTACGGCAGCGTGAAACAAGTCACCGATTTTGCGTTCAGCGAACGTGAAATCGAGTTCAACAACGTCGTCGCGGTTCAATACCCCAGCAAAGGCATTTGGTCGCTGGGATTCGTCACCGGCAACAGCGTCCGCCAGTTGCATGACGCCACGGGTGAGGAAATGATGAGCGTGCTGATGCCGACCAGCCCGATGCCGATGACGGGGTTCACCGTCACGGTCCGCCGCAGTGATACGATCGACATCGACATGACGATCGACGAAGCGATTCAGTTTGTCGTCAGTTGCGGCGTCGTCGTCCCACCAAACCAGCGGATCAACGGCACGCCGAACAACAAACCCCGGCCGACCGGAAAGTTCCGCGACGGCGCAGTGATCCTGCCCGCGAACCCACAGACCGAACCCTCCGGCGACCCGTCGACGGTGTGA
- a CDS encoding DUF4254 domain-containing protein has translation MSASTLAATRLPSVSDITQLQIDTVAAWHRGPIENPYDGFKQLVCKQHEYNYRLWHQEDIARSPTADDVKIAAVKRAIDTLNQQRNDMIEKLDDAITELLGTLHVRPADGAPINTETAGSAIDRLSIMSLRLYHYREQLDRDDADASHRAMVAARIDLCQQQHTDLSNSLQALLVDIFDGKKQHKTYRQMKMYNDPSLNPEIYQS, from the coding sequence ATGTCAGCATCCACCCTCGCAGCAACGCGTCTGCCATCGGTTTCGGACATCACCCAACTGCAAATCGACACCGTCGCCGCCTGGCACCGGGGGCCGATCGAGAATCCGTATGACGGATTCAAGCAGCTGGTTTGCAAGCAGCACGAATACAACTATCGGCTTTGGCACCAAGAGGACATCGCCCGCAGCCCGACCGCCGATGATGTCAAAATCGCCGCGGTGAAACGGGCGATCGACACGCTGAATCAACAGCGAAACGACATGATCGAAAAGCTGGATGATGCGATCACCGAACTGCTGGGCACCTTGCATGTCCGCCCCGCCGACGGCGCGCCGATCAACACCGAGACCGCCGGCAGCGCGATCGATCGTTTGTCGATCATGTCGCTGCGGCTGTATCACTACCGCGAGCAACTCGATCGCGACGACGCCGATGCCAGTCACCGTGCGATGGTCGCCGCGCGAATCGATCTGTGCCAACAACAGCACACGGATCTTTCCAATTCGCTGCAAGCATTACTGGTCGACATCTTCGACGGCAAGAAGCAGCACAAGACGTATCGTCAAATGAAAATGTACAACGATCCGTCGCTCAACCCGGAAATCTACCAGTCGTAG
- the ilvC gene encoding ketol-acid reductoisomerase, translating to MAATIYYDNDADLSHLKGKTVAILGYGSQGHAQAQNLRDSGVNVIIGQRPGSANYDLAVSHGFDPKSIADATKEADVINILLPDEVQADVYRESILPNLSKGNVLMCSHGFNIHFGQIAPPQGIDTLLVAPKGPGHLVRSEYEKGGGVPALIALGDDASETTKQIGLAYAKGIGGTRGGVIETSFMEETETDLFGEQVVLCGGVSELVKAGFETLVEAGYQPEMAYFECMHELKLIVDLLYQGGLSYMRYSISNTAEYGDYVTGPRIITDETKAEMKRVLEEIQNGTFARNWILENRGGAAFFKATRRRERDHGVEQIGRGLRKMMSWIDEKEVS from the coding sequence ATGGCAGCCACCATCTACTACGACAACGACGCCGATCTTTCGCACCTCAAGGGCAAGACGGTCGCGATCCTCGGCTACGGATCCCAAGGCCACGCCCAGGCTCAAAACCTGCGTGACAGCGGCGTCAATGTCATCATCGGCCAACGCCCCGGTTCGGCCAACTATGACTTGGCCGTTTCCCACGGTTTTGACCCCAAGTCGATCGCCGACGCCACCAAAGAAGCGGACGTGATCAACATTCTGCTGCCCGATGAAGTGCAGGCCGATGTCTACCGCGAATCGATTCTGCCCAATCTTTCCAAGGGCAACGTGCTGATGTGTTCGCACGGATTCAACATCCACTTCGGGCAAATCGCCCCTCCCCAAGGGATCGACACGCTGCTGGTCGCACCCAAGGGGCCCGGGCACCTGGTCCGCAGCGAGTATGAAAAAGGCGGCGGCGTCCCGGCCTTGATCGCGTTGGGCGACGACGCTTCGGAAACCACCAAGCAGATCGGTTTGGCCTATGCCAAGGGGATCGGCGGAACCCGCGGCGGTGTGATCGAAACCTCGTTCATGGAAGAAACCGAAACCGACCTGTTCGGCGAGCAAGTGGTGCTCTGCGGCGGCGTCAGCGAACTGGTCAAGGCCGGTTTTGAAACGCTCGTCGAAGCCGGTTATCAGCCCGAGATGGCGTACTTCGAGTGCATGCACGAGCTGAAGCTGATCGTCGACCTGCTGTACCAGGGCGGACTCAGCTACATGCGTTACAGCATCAGTAACACGGCCGAATATGGCGACTACGTCACCGGCCCCCGCATCATCACCGATGAAACCAAGGCCGAGATGAAACGCGTTTTGGAAGAGATTCAAAACGGCACGTTCGCCCGCAACTGGATCCTGGAAAACCGTGGCGGCGCGGCATTCTTCAAAGCCACCCGCCGACGCGAACGAGACCACGGTGTCGAGCAGATCGGTCGTGGGCTGCGAAAGATGATGTCCTGGATCGACGAAAAAGAAGTCTCCTGA
- the ilvN gene encoding acetolactate synthase small subunit, translating to MPSPTQRHVLSALVQNVPGVLAHISGMLASRGFNIDSLAVGETENKTLSRMTFVVVGDDRVLEQVRKQLEKIVTVVRVIDVSSRDFVERDLLLLKVQAPSGPKRAEIRELVDIFRGRIVDVGPEELMIEISGRENKVQAFIERVRPYGITELVRTGRVAMVRSDSDVSIADEAAKAAG from the coding sequence ATGCCCAGCCCCACTCAGCGACACGTTCTCTCCGCTCTGGTCCAGAACGTTCCCGGGGTACTCGCCCATATTTCTGGGATGCTTGCCTCGCGTGGCTTCAACATCGACTCGCTCGCAGTCGGTGAAACCGAAAACAAGACGCTCTCTCGCATGACTTTTGTCGTCGTCGGTGACGATCGAGTGCTGGAGCAGGTACGCAAGCAGTTGGAGAAGATTGTCACGGTCGTCCGTGTCATCGATGTCAGCAGTCGCGATTTCGTCGAACGGGATCTTTTGCTGTTGAAGGTCCAAGCCCCCTCGGGGCCCAAGCGGGCCGAGATTCGTGAGCTGGTCGATATCTTTCGCGGACGCATCGTCGATGTCGGGCCGGAAGAGCTGATGATTGAGATCAGTGGCCGAGAGAACAAAGTCCAGGCGTTCATCGAACGCGTCCGCCCCTACGGGATCACCGAATTGGTCCGAACGGGTCGCGTCGCGATGGTGCGAAGCGATTCGGACGTCTCGATCGCTGACGAAGCCGCCAAGGCGGCCGGCTGA
- a CDS encoding cysteine hydrolase family protein produces MSRALLVIDVQREYFDGALPISHPAGHLERILEVMDRAAEAGVPTVVIRHHQADPQSPIFRKDSEMWQLHPEVQSRPRDVLIDKQLPGSFTGTNLDAWLKENGVDTLSIAGYMTHMCCDTTARQAFHRGYKVEFLRDATGTLTVENEAGKATAEQLQQSILVAQQMFISEVIGNDVWKQRVEGS; encoded by the coding sequence ATGTCGCGAGCGTTATTGGTGATCGATGTTCAACGCGAGTACTTCGACGGAGCACTGCCGATTTCTCATCCCGCCGGACACCTCGAGCGAATTTTGGAGGTGATGGATCGAGCGGCCGAAGCGGGCGTGCCCACCGTCGTCATTCGCCACCACCAAGCCGACCCCCAGTCGCCGATTTTTCGCAAGGATTCCGAGATGTGGCAATTGCACCCCGAAGTCCAATCGCGGCCCCGTGACGTGTTGATCGACAAGCAGTTGCCCGGATCGTTTACCGGAACCAACTTGGACGCGTGGTTGAAAGAAAACGGCGTCGACACCCTCAGCATCGCCGGATACATGACCCACATGTGTTGTGACACGACCGCCCGCCAAGCCTTTCATCGCGGTTACAAGGTGGAGTTTTTGCGTGACGCGACCGGTACGTTGACGGTGGAAAACGAAGCCGGCAAGGCGACCGCCGAACAGCTGCAACAATCGATTCTCGTCGCCCAGCAGATGTTCATCAGCGAAGTGATCGGCAATGACGTCTGGAAGCAGCGCGTGGAAGGCAGCTAA
- a CDS encoding OprO/OprP family phosphate-selective porin codes for MKKTHGARPRRFSLALALATCFGTAAVNADDTFFGMPTDNTAPVYQTARLNPVDDPGLIDSGVESSASDAVVAGETVPLKDYEKLLGRVGDLESSWEKYQDKLKSDADAKKKKPAYKLNGRVHLDNWNFLDSDAGINQLETGDPTDDPEDRWDFRRIRLTWTGDVPGNMLYRIQIDFNNPSSAEMKDVYLGFKELPHNQTMLIGNQKRPIGLDHLNSSRHNVFAERPLAVETFNEDARRLGVCMYGLTDDESIHWRYGAFLLENISQDGRYRGDFDECGLYGRLSGSPWYDEISGGRGYWHWGIAGSVNQTDGDGQLDNDQNANEGRFRTRPLARSDSRWWDTGRILGAEGYQQLAFESMLNIGALQITGEYFTTWMQRDALGGFNGSDLTFHGGYLFAHYFLTGEHIPLKRSSGTIDRVKPFENFFVVDRCTGGTGRGWGALGLGLRADYLDLSDSDIRGGQGYALTAGLNWYWTAYSKIQANMVMGEIENAGQGRSAVPLAAGIDGDFSILGFRYMIDF; via the coding sequence ATGAAAAAAACTCATGGTGCGCGCCCGCGGCGGTTTTCGCTCGCGCTGGCGCTGGCGACGTGCTTCGGCACGGCGGCGGTCAACGCCGACGACACGTTCTTTGGCATGCCGACCGACAACACAGCGCCGGTCTATCAGACCGCTCGCTTGAACCCGGTTGATGATCCCGGCCTGATTGATTCGGGGGTCGAGTCCTCTGCGTCCGATGCGGTCGTTGCTGGCGAAACGGTTCCCTTGAAGGACTACGAGAAACTGCTCGGTCGCGTCGGCGATCTGGAGTCTTCATGGGAAAAGTACCAGGACAAGCTGAAGAGCGACGCCGACGCCAAAAAGAAGAAACCGGCCTACAAGCTCAACGGACGGGTTCACCTGGACAACTGGAACTTTCTCGACAGCGATGCGGGGATCAACCAGTTGGAAACGGGGGACCCGACGGACGATCCGGAAGACCGCTGGGACTTCCGCCGGATTCGTCTGACGTGGACCGGGGATGTGCCCGGCAACATGTTGTACCGAATCCAGATCGACTTCAACAATCCGAGCTCCGCGGAGATGAAGGATGTCTATCTCGGATTCAAGGAGCTTCCGCACAACCAAACGATGTTGATCGGGAATCAAAAGCGACCGATCGGTTTGGACCACCTCAACAGTAGCCGTCACAACGTCTTTGCCGAACGGCCCCTGGCGGTTGAAACCTTCAACGAAGATGCCCGCCGGTTGGGCGTGTGCATGTACGGCCTGACCGATGACGAATCGATCCACTGGCGATACGGTGCGTTTCTGCTCGAAAACATCAGCCAAGACGGACGCTATCGCGGTGACTTTGACGAATGCGGTTTGTATGGCCGTCTGTCGGGCAGTCCCTGGTACGACGAAATCAGTGGCGGGCGTGGTTATTGGCACTGGGGGATCGCCGGTTCGGTCAACCAAACCGACGGCGACGGCCAATTGGACAATGACCAAAACGCCAACGAAGGTCGTTTCCGAACGCGACCGTTGGCGCGAAGCGATTCACGATGGTGGGACACCGGCCGGATCCTCGGTGCCGAGGGCTACCAACAACTCGCGTTTGAGTCGATGTTGAACATCGGCGCGCTGCAGATCACCGGCGAGTACTTCACCACCTGGATGCAGCGTGATGCGTTGGGCGGGTTCAACGGCAGCGATCTGACATTCCATGGCGGCTACCTGTTCGCACACTACTTCCTGACCGGAGAGCACATTCCGCTCAAGCGAAGCTCGGGAACGATCGATCGCGTCAAACCCTTCGAAAACTTCTTCGTCGTCGACCGCTGCACCGGCGGCACCGGCAGGGGCTGGGGAGCGTTGGGTTTGGGGCTGCGTGCGGACTACTTGGATTTGTCCGATTCCGATATTCGCGGCGGACAAGGGTATGCGTTGACGGCCGGTCTGAACTGGTACTGGACCGCGTACTCCAAGATCCAAGCCAACATGGTGATGGGTGAAATCGAAAATGCCGGGCAGGGACGTTCCGCCGTGCCGCTTGCCGCCGGGATCGATGGCGACTTCAGCATCCTCGGTTTCCGCTACATGATCGACTTCTAA
- a CDS encoding ATP-binding cassette domain-containing protein: protein MIHVQHLTKTYEDLQRGRFVAVDGISFSVQKGEIFGLLGPNGAGKTTVLRILSTVLEPTEGIATVAGYDVVRDSSEVRRHIGFVSNNTAIYDRMTAWEMVEYFGRLHGMKAARLKGRLDDLFDQLRMNDFRDVPGGKMSTGMKQKVSIARAMIHDPPVLVFDEATLGLDVLVARNLLGVIRSLREAGKCLIFSTHIMSEVERLCDRIAIMYCGKILDSGTLEELRDRHREDDFEELFFGLLSQHEQEMRVGGRINPASAANQAVGEQLV, encoded by the coding sequence ATGATCCATGTTCAACATCTGACCAAGACGTATGAGGATCTCCAGCGTGGCCGCTTCGTGGCCGTCGACGGCATCTCGTTTTCGGTACAGAAGGGCGAGATTTTTGGATTGCTGGGCCCCAACGGGGCGGGCAAAACCACGGTGCTGCGGATCCTGAGCACGGTGCTCGAACCCACCGAAGGCATCGCCACCGTGGCCGGTTATGACGTGGTTCGCGACTCGTCCGAAGTCCGTCGGCACATCGGGTTCGTCAGCAACAACACCGCCATTTACGACCGCATGACCGCCTGGGAAATGGTGGAGTATTTTGGACGACTTCATGGGATGAAGGCCGCGCGATTAAAAGGGCGTTTGGACGACCTGTTTGATCAATTGCGAATGAACGACTTTCGTGACGTCCCCGGCGGCAAGATGTCCACGGGGATGAAGCAAAAGGTTTCGATCGCACGCGCGATGATTCACGATCCGCCCGTCCTGGTGTTCGACGAAGCGACGTTGGGCCTGGATGTGCTGGTCGCCCGCAATTTGCTCGGCGTGATTCGGTCGCTGCGAGAAGCCGGCAAGTGCCTGATTTTCTCGACCCACATCATGAGCGAAGTGGAGCGGTTGTGCGATCGGATTGCGATCATGTATTGCGGCAAAATTCTCGACAGCGGCACCCTCGAAGAACTTCGAGACCGCCATCGCGAAGATGACTTTGAAGAGCTTTTCTTTGGGTTGCTCAGCCAACACGAACAAGAGATGCGCGTCGGCGGACGAATCAATCCTGCGTCGGCGGCCAACCAAGCGGTGGGAGAACAACTGGTATGA
- a CDS encoding ABC transporter permease subunit/CPBP intramembrane protease, translating to MSDSSRAIRRQAERAGKPRAAAVWLIYMREMRDQLRDRRTLFTIAVLPIMLYPLVGMLLLQIAQFTRQNPTSVCVVGTENIEGAPPLFEGETFAPNLIEQPDSLELLTYRWDELSADRPVREKADEWVKTGAFDLVVLIPPAFKDNELMGDLVGAETKSTSQEETHESDIELLFNVGSDQSVVARQRVAGVLAAWRGEWIKERLSGVGIDAEMLLPFEWSDTDIAPERTREAAFWSKLLPFIMLVWAMTGAFYPAVDLVAGEKERGTLETLLCSPALRSEIVWGKLGAVASFSMLTALLNAGSMLLTSSLVFQNMGIGGAGTALGAPPLVPMLWLFVALVPLSCLFSALALAVAAMAQSSKEGQYYLMPLMMVTLPLVMLPMLPGTTLNIGTSLIPVSGMFLLVRALVEGQYGTALFYVPMVATVTGSCLWLAARWARRQFEDEAVLFGGGEQWELGMWVRHLWRDRQIAATPAQAYACGAIVLVTLFFARLTISEMPQDFAGIAKLVMMPQVLIVFPALIMATMLTTSVRQSLRLRMPHWTTLPLAVLFGVTLHPSYVMLSKMINHVYPVSEQAAAAMKPFAEQIASAPWAAVVLLMALVPAVCEELAFRGFIFGGLVREKGKLRAVVLTAVMFGISHGVLQQSIAASVMGVALGWITLRTGSILPCILIHFTNNALSVSLGRITDSGWSGASVFLTQTELGPTYQPFWTLISMGIAVTCLLYFGTVSPATDESESECVGSHHDYVDPTATLASA from the coding sequence ATGAGCGATTCGTCTCGAGCGATTCGGCGACAAGCGGAACGGGCAGGCAAACCGCGCGCGGCCGCGGTCTGGCTGATCTACATGCGCGAGATGCGGGACCAATTGCGTGACCGCCGGACGCTGTTCACCATCGCGGTGCTGCCCATCATGCTGTACCCGCTGGTCGGCATGCTGCTGTTGCAGATCGCCCAATTCACGCGTCAAAACCCGACCTCGGTCTGCGTCGTCGGCACAGAGAACATCGAAGGCGCACCGCCCCTGTTCGAGGGCGAAACGTTTGCCCCGAACTTGATCGAGCAACCCGATTCGCTGGAACTGCTGACCTATCGCTGGGACGAACTCTCGGCCGATCGGCCGGTCCGTGAAAAAGCCGACGAGTGGGTCAAGACCGGCGCATTTGATTTGGTCGTGTTGATCCCGCCCGCCTTCAAAGACAACGAACTGATGGGCGACTTGGTCGGGGCAGAAACGAAGTCGACCTCGCAAGAGGAGACGCACGAATCGGACATCGAACTGTTGTTCAACGTGGGCAGCGACCAGTCCGTCGTCGCCAGACAACGCGTCGCCGGTGTGCTGGCGGCCTGGCGTGGCGAATGGATCAAAGAGCGTTTGTCGGGCGTCGGCATCGATGCCGAAATGTTACTGCCCTTTGAGTGGTCCGACACCGACATCGCGCCCGAACGGACGCGTGAAGCGGCGTTCTGGAGCAAGCTGCTGCCGTTCATCATGCTCGTCTGGGCGATGACCGGAGCGTTTTATCCCGCCGTCGACCTGGTCGCCGGAGAGAAGGAACGGGGAACACTCGAGACGCTGCTCTGCAGCCCCGCGCTGCGGAGCGAGATCGTCTGGGGGAAACTGGGCGCGGTCGCTTCGTTCAGCATGTTGACGGCCCTGCTCAACGCCGGCAGCATGCTGTTGACCAGCTCGCTGGTCTTCCAAAACATGGGTATCGGCGGTGCCGGCACCGCGTTGGGCGCGCCGCCCCTGGTGCCGATGCTCTGGTTGTTCGTCGCGCTGGTGCCGCTGTCCTGCCTGTTCAGCGCCTTGGCGCTGGCGGTCGCGGCGATGGCGCAGAGCAGCAAAGAAGGCCAGTACTACTTGATGCCGTTGATGATGGTGACGCTACCGTTGGTGATGCTGCCGATGCTGCCCGGCACGACGCTGAATATCGGCACCAGTCTGATTCCCGTTTCCGGAATGTTCTTGTTGGTCCGCGCCTTGGTCGAAGGCCAATATGGGACCGCATTGTTTTATGTTCCGATGGTGGCGACGGTCACCGGTAGCTGTCTGTGGCTGGCCGCCCGCTGGGCCCGACGCCAATTCGAAGACGAAGCGGTGCTGTTCGGCGGCGGCGAGCAATGGGAACTCGGGATGTGGGTGCGTCACTTGTGGCGAGATCGACAAATCGCGGCCACACCCGCGCAAGCCTATGCCTGTGGGGCGATCGTGCTGGTCACCCTGTTCTTTGCCCGGCTGACGATTTCGGAAATGCCGCAGGACTTTGCCGGCATCGCGAAACTGGTGATGATGCCACAGGTTCTGATCGTGTTCCCGGCGTTGATCATGGCGACGATGCTGACGACCTCGGTCCGCCAGAGTTTGCGACTACGCATGCCGCACTGGACCACGCTGCCGCTGGCGGTCTTGTTCGGGGTCACATTGCACCCGAGCTATGTGATGCTGTCCAAGATGATCAACCACGTCTATCCGGTCAGCGAACAGGCGGCCGCGGCGATGAAACCCTTCGCCGAACAGATCGCATCGGCTCCCTGGGCGGCCGTCGTGCTGCTGATGGCGTTGGTGCCGGCGGTTTGCGAAGAACTCGCGTTTCGAGGATTCATCTTCGGCGGACTGGTTCGCGAAAAAGGCAAACTCCGCGCGGTCGTGTTGACCGCCGTCATGTTCGGAATCTCACACGGCGTTCTGCAACAATCGATCGCCGCATCCGTGATGGGCGTCGCGCTCGGCTGGATCACGCTGCGAACCGGAAGCATCCTGCCCTGCATCCTGATTCACTTTACCAACAATGCGTTGTCGGTTTCACTTGGGCGGATCACCGACAGCGGCTGGTCGGGCGCGTCGGTCTTTCTGACGCAGACCGAACTGGGCCCAACGTATCAACCGTTTTGGACGCTGATCAGCATGGGAATCGCAGTGACCTGTCTGCTGTACTTCGGAACGGTTTCGCCGGCGACCGATGAAAGCGAATCGGAATGCGTCGGTTCGCA